One Comamonas odontotermitis genomic window, GTTCTTCGTCATCGGTGCTGCCGTCTATCTGGTGTACGCCGTGGCGGCCAACGCCATCCTCAACCTGCGCTACCGCGTGCAGTTCATCGCCGATACGGTGCTGTCGCTGGCCGCGCTGATGCTGGAGCAGGCGCGCATGGTGCTGCCCGACGCCGCGCGCCATGTCGGGCTGGACGACGAGATGGTGGACGGCGAGGCCTATGGCGACAACCTGGCCGACCGCAATTTCGGCAGCTTCTCGCGCCAGAGCCCGCAGGCGGCGCACATGGGAAACCTGCTGGCGCGGCACGCCGCCTTTGCCGACCAGCTGCAGGCGGCGCGCGACATCGTGCTGGAGAGCCCGCGCACCCCACGCCGCCAGCGCCTGGCGGGCATGCTGATGCAGATGCTCGACATCCGTGACCATCTGCTCGCCTGCGAGCTCGATCTGGAGCACCTGCGCAAGGTGCCCGAGCAGGCACCCATGCTGCTGGCCCAGCAGGCCATGCTGCGCGCGCTGGCGCTGGAGCTGGTGCACCTGGCAGACAGCCTGCTGTGGGCGCGCAAGCCGCAGCCCATGGCCAACCTGAACACTTTGCTGCTGCCCATGAAGGCGGCCTGCACACCGCGTCAGCGCCTGGAAGAGACGCTGCCCGACCAGTACGACCCCGCAGCCCTGCCGCCGCAGGCGCTGTCACAGGAGCTGAGCGAGCGCATCGTGCGCATCCATGGCGAGGTGAACCGCCTGATCCAGCTGGGGCGCGACGAGGCTGAGCCCGATCTGGCCGTGGTGCGTGCCAGCTGGCAAATGTTCGTCAGCCCCACAGCCTGGTCGTGGTCGCCCTTCAAGGGGCTGATGAGCTGGGATGCACCGCCGCTGCGCCACGCCATTCGCGCTGCGCTGGCGATTGCACTGGGCTATGTGGTGGTACAGCTTCTGCCCTGGAAGGCGCATGCCTACTGGGTGCTGCTGACCATCGTGGTGGTGCTGCGCGGCAGTCTGGCGCAGACGCTGGAGCGGCGCACCATCCGCGTGCTGGGCACCTTGCTGGGCTGCGTGGCGGCGCTGGCCATTCTGTCGGCCCACCTGCCGCCGCTCGCGCTGATTCTGTGCCTCACGCTCGCGCAGGGCATATCGCACGGCTTTGCCCTGCGCCGCTACCTGTTCACCGCCATGGGGGCTACCGTGCTGGGTCTTGTGCAGGCGCACATGCTCAATGCCGAAGGCAGCACGAGCTTTCATATGTTCGAGCGCGTGGTCGACACCATCATCGGCACCGGCATCGCCTGGGCCTTTGCCTATGTGCTGCCTTCGTGGGAGCGCTCGCAAGTGCCTGCGCTGGTGCAGCGGGTGCTCAAGGCCCAGGCCGCGCATGTGCGCACATCGCTCTCGGTGGAGCAGTTGCAGGCCGTGGACAACGCGCCGGAGCTCGCCTGGCGCCTTGCAAGGCGTGAAGCCTATGACAGTCTCTCGGCATTGGTGCAGGCCGTGGACCGTTCGCTCAAAGAGCCGCGCGCCGTGCAGCCGCCGCTGCAGGCGCTGGAGCAATTGCAGGCCCACTGCTACCAGTTGCTGGGGCAGATGACCTCGGTCAAGATCATGCTGATGATGCGCCGGGGGCAGACGCCATCGTCGTTTGCCGTGCAGCAAATGCAGGAAACGGTGGCTGATGTCGATGCGCACCTGCTGGCGCCCGTGGCCGCAACGCCGCAGCCCGGAGACGCCGCTTTGCCCAAACCGCCCGCGCCAGAGCCCGTGCCTGATCCGG contains:
- a CDS encoding FUSC family protein; its protein translation is MAHFSPDRSWRTFKRSLLNHYVLNGLEVALGLFLVTTLVHLVWGVQHAAAASVGVIVTIVVDMPAPKRGKFWRMLPAPLLGAPLFWLVQLLHQHPVLLGFLAVFSTFFGFLWMAWGKRGGPVAIAVVLAMVLAMSITPQPGHVLEVATQSTLFFVIGAAVYLVYAVAANAILNLRYRVQFIADTVLSLAALMLEQARMVLPDAARHVGLDDEMVDGEAYGDNLADRNFGSFSRQSPQAAHMGNLLARHAAFADQLQAARDIVLESPRTPRRQRLAGMLMQMLDIRDHLLACELDLEHLRKVPEQAPMLLAQQAMLRALALELVHLADSLLWARKPQPMANLNTLLLPMKAACTPRQRLEETLPDQYDPAALPPQALSQELSERIVRIHGEVNRLIQLGRDEAEPDLAVVRASWQMFVSPTAWSWSPFKGLMSWDAPPLRHAIRAALAIALGYVVVQLLPWKAHAYWVLLTIVVVLRGSLAQTLERRTIRVLGTLLGCVAALAILSAHLPPLALILCLTLAQGISHGFALRRYLFTAMGATVLGLVQAHMLNAEGSTSFHMFERVVDTIIGTGIAWAFAYVLPSWERSQVPALVQRVLKAQAAHVRTSLSVEQLQAVDNAPELAWRLARREAYDSLSALVQAVDRSLKEPRAVQPPLQALEQLQAHCYQLLGQMTSVKIMLMMRRGQTPSSFAVQQMQETVADVDAHLLAPVAATPQPGDAALPKPPAPEPVPDPEDRDLLPWLMRRLAASRILARQLQADAAQIHQALARQEPEMPAAEAAQAH